A DNA window from Sulfitobacter noctilucicola contains the following coding sequences:
- a CDS encoding ASKHA domain-containing protein has translation MSSDPLVIFTPSGKRGHFPTGTPILTAARQLGVDLDSVCGGRGICSKCQITPSYGEFSKHGVTVHDDALSEWNSVEQRYQDKRGLKAGRRLGCQATVKGDIVIDVPPESQVHKQVVRKRAEARDIVLNPSTKLYYVEVAEPDMHDPSGDLERLRMALAKEWQLDNVTVDLPILQKMQPVLRKGGWKVTVAIHLGDDESPNRIMHIWPGYYEGTVYGLAVDLGSTTIAAHLCDLATGEVVASSGVMNPQIRFGEDLMSRVSYSMMNDSGADEMTTAVREGMNGLFSQIASEAGIDKQLIVDVVFVCNPVMHHLFLGIDPFELGQAPFALATSDEMRLRAADLELNIHPSAHVYLLPCIAGHVGADAAAVALSEAPDKSEDLVLVVDVGTNAEILLGNKDKVLACSSPTGPAFEGAQISSGQRAAPGAIERVEIDPVSKVPRFKVIGSDLWSDEDGFEAAIATTGVTGICGSGIIEMVAEMRMNGIVDAPGLIGTSEQTGSVNVFADGRTNSYLVYDGTYKGGPRITVTNRDIREIQMAKAALYSGARLLMDKFGVEKVDRVVLAGAFGAHISTKHAMVLGMIPDCPLDKVTSAGNAAGTGARIALLNTDARTEIEQTVRAIHKIETAIEPRFQEHFVNASAIPNAVEPFPILNSIVTLPTATFNTGGSGDGGETGGRRRRRRA, from the coding sequence ATGAGCAGTGATCCACTCGTTATCTTCACCCCTTCCGGCAAGCGCGGACATTTTCCGACAGGAACGCCGATCCTGACCGCTGCACGTCAGCTCGGGGTTGATCTTGATTCCGTTTGCGGCGGTCGCGGGATCTGTTCCAAATGCCAGATCACGCCCAGTTATGGCGAATTCTCCAAGCATGGGGTCACGGTCCATGATGATGCGCTGTCGGAATGGAACAGTGTGGAGCAGCGCTATCAGGACAAGCGCGGGCTGAAAGCCGGCAGACGGTTGGGCTGTCAGGCCACTGTGAAGGGCGATATCGTGATCGACGTGCCGCCAGAAAGTCAGGTGCACAAACAGGTCGTGCGCAAACGCGCCGAAGCCCGCGACATTGTGCTGAACCCCTCGACCAAGCTCTACTATGTCGAGGTTGCCGAGCCGGATATGCACGACCCCTCGGGGGATCTCGAGCGTTTGCGCATGGCTCTGGCGAAAGAGTGGCAGCTGGACAATGTAACGGTCGATTTGCCCATCCTGCAAAAGATGCAGCCGGTCCTGCGCAAAGGGGGCTGGAAAGTCACCGTGGCGATCCATCTGGGCGACGATGAGAGCCCCAACCGGATCATGCATATCTGGCCGGGGTATTACGAAGGTACTGTTTACGGTCTGGCGGTCGATCTTGGCTCTACCACCATCGCCGCGCACCTTTGCGATCTGGCAACGGGCGAAGTTGTCGCCTCCTCCGGTGTCATGAACCCGCAGATCCGGTTCGGCGAAGATCTGATGAGCCGCGTCAGCTATTCAATGATGAACGACAGCGGTGCTGACGAGATGACCACCGCCGTCCGTGAAGGCATGAATGGTCTGTTCAGCCAGATCGCGTCAGAGGCAGGCATTGACAAGCAGCTTATCGTGGATGTGGTTTTCGTGTGTAACCCCGTGATGCACCACCTCTTTCTGGGTATCGACCCGTTCGAGCTGGGTCAGGCACCTTTCGCGCTGGCCACGTCGGACGAAATGCGACTGAGGGCTGCTGATCTGGAACTGAACATACATCCCTCGGCTCATGTCTATCTGTTGCCTTGCATCGCGGGCCACGTCGGTGCTGATGCTGCTGCTGTGGCGTTGTCAGAAGCACCGGACAAATCCGAAGACCTCGTGCTGGTTGTGGATGTGGGCACCAACGCGGAAATCCTGTTGGGCAACAAGGATAAGGTTCTGGCCTGCTCTTCGCCTACCGGCCCTGCATTTGAGGGCGCGCAGATTTCATCAGGTCAACGCGCGGCGCCCGGTGCCATCGAACGGGTCGAGATTGATCCGGTCAGCAAGGTGCCGCGATTCAAGGTCATCGGCAGCGATCTTTGGTCCGATGAAGACGGCTTCGAGGCGGCGATTGCGACCACCGGCGTCACAGGCATCTGCGGTTCAGGCATCATCGAAATGGTCGCTGAAATGCGTATGAATGGGATTGTGGATGCGCCCGGCCTGATTGGCACGTCCGAGCAGACAGGGTCGGTCAATGTTTTCGCCGACGGACGCACGAATTCCTATCTCGTCTATGATGGCACGTACAAAGGCGGACCCCGCATTACCGTGACCAACCGCGACATACGCGAAATCCAGATGGCAAAGGCGGCGCTCTATTCCGGTGCGCGCCTGCTCATGGATAAGTTCGGTGTGGAAAAGGTGGACCGCGTGGTTCTTGCCGGTGCTTTTGGGGCGCATATTTCGACCAAACACGCCATGGTTCTGGGCATGATCCCCGATTGTCCGTTGGACAAAGTCACCTCTGCCGGCAATGCGGCCGGAACAGGCGCGCGGATCGCCTTGCTCAACACCGACGCGCGCACGGAGATTGAACAGACCGTGCGTGCCATACATAAGATCGAGACCGCGATCGAGCCGCGTTTTCAGGAGCATTTTGTGAATGCCTCTGCGATCCCGAACGCGGTCGAACCTTTCCCTATCCTGAATTCGATCGTCACCCTGCCCACCGCGACCTTCAACACCGGCGGCAGCGGCGATGGGGGCGAAACAGGCGGGCGGCGCAGAAGGCGGCGTGCATGA
- a CDS encoding class I SAM-dependent methyltransferase, translated as MSGPNKDQEDFWRDQAGHIWVDQRAAMDAALAPVLDLVLDHARLGSGERVLDIGCGAGTSTLAAAELTGSDGGVCGLDISQTLLDAAMVRADAHPQVSFALADAQTHGFEQAATDCVLSRFGVMFFDDPTAAFANLASALRPDGRMVMAAWGAIGQNPYFTMPAGVAKNLLGPIPKSDPDAPGPFAFREAESVIHILANAGLADVSVIPVDLALTPQGNAQEVAALMCQIGPAQSALKHHDADTPTQRAMQDALALALQDFVTPQGIRIPGQINLITARKPA; from the coding sequence ATGAGCGGACCAAACAAGGATCAGGAAGATTTCTGGCGCGACCAAGCTGGGCATATCTGGGTAGATCAACGTGCTGCGATGGATGCGGCTCTCGCACCGGTGCTTGACCTTGTGTTGGACCACGCGCGTCTAGGATCGGGAGAGCGTGTACTCGATATCGGCTGTGGTGCCGGGACAAGCACGTTGGCCGCGGCTGAGCTGACCGGGAGCGATGGTGGCGTCTGCGGCCTTGATATCTCCCAAACTCTGCTGGATGCCGCAATGGTGCGGGCCGACGCACATCCTCAGGTTTCCTTCGCACTTGCCGATGCACAAACCCACGGCTTTGAGCAGGCTGCAACAGACTGCGTACTGTCCCGCTTTGGCGTGATGTTCTTTGACGATCCCACAGCTGCTTTTGCAAATTTGGCCTCTGCCCTGCGCCCTGATGGACGGATGGTCATGGCAGCGTGGGGGGCGATTGGGCAGAACCCCTACTTCACCATGCCCGCCGGTGTCGCGAAAAACCTGTTGGGCCCGATCCCCAAAAGCGATCCCGATGCCCCCGGCCCTTTCGCGTTCCGTGAGGCCGAGAGTGTGATCCACATTCTGGCCAACGCCGGTCTGGCAGATGTCTCTGTAATACCAGTGGATTTGGCGCTTACGCCGCAGGGAAATGCGCAAGAGGTCGCTGCACTCATGTGCCAGATTGGCCCTGCGCAAAGCGCGTTGAAGCACCACGATGCCGACACGCCGACCCAACGTGCGATGCAGGACGCTTTGGCACTGGCTTTGCAGGACTTTGTGACACCTCAAGGGATCCGCATCCCTGGCCAGATCAATCTGATCACCGCCCGCAAACCCGCTTGA
- a CDS encoding long-chain-fatty-acid--CoA ligase yields MLGQMMSQPLLISSLITHAERYHSSGEIYSVNTGGGVEQTSWGQVGQNSRKLASALTKLGLEPQARCGTIAWNNRRHLEIYFGVSGGGFVCHTINPRLFPEQLVYILNHAEDKVLFIDKTFVPLVAAIRDKLEHLDHIVLMEAELGDAADTLPGIIAYEDLLADGDADYAWPDMDEYTASSLCYTSGTTGNPKGVLYSHRSTVLHSFGVNFTDSVGISASDVVLPVVPMFHVNAWGAPYACAMSGARMVMPGPGLDGPSLVNLIDTYKITIALGVPTIWLGLLGEAKKIGSKLESLQRTVVGGSACPPSMITAFREEYGVDTVHAWGMTEMSPLGSVNKPLAKHRDLPQEEQHRLRENQGRPVFGVELEILDDDGNPLPHDGEAQGDLVTRGHWILDAYFKKTTDETLTNGWFDTGDVATMDPDGYVTIKDRSKDIIKSGGEWISSVELENIAIAHPKLADAAVIGARHEKWDERPVLVAVKREGEDPTEDEILSVFDGKIAKWQVPDRVVFTDVLPRNATGKVLKRNLREEFGEVLIG; encoded by the coding sequence ATGCTTGGCCAAATGATGTCGCAACCGCTCTTGATTTCGAGCCTGATTACGCACGCCGAACGCTATCATTCCAGCGGCGAGATTTACTCCGTCAATACCGGCGGCGGTGTTGAGCAGACGTCATGGGGGCAGGTGGGGCAGAATTCCCGCAAGCTTGCCTCTGCGCTGACCAAACTGGGGCTGGAGCCGCAGGCGCGTTGCGGCACAATCGCATGGAACAACCGCCGCCACCTTGAGATTTACTTTGGTGTCTCTGGCGGCGGATTTGTCTGCCACACGATCAACCCGCGTCTGTTCCCAGAGCAGCTGGTTTATATCCTGAACCACGCCGAAGATAAGGTTTTGTTCATCGACAAGACGTTTGTACCGCTGGTTGCCGCGATCCGCGACAAGCTGGAGCATCTGGATCACATCGTACTGATGGAAGCCGAGTTGGGTGACGCCGCCGATACGCTACCGGGTATCATCGCATACGAAGACCTGCTTGCGGACGGGGATGCAGATTACGCATGGCCCGACATGGACGAGTACACAGCCTCAAGCCTTTGTTACACCTCTGGCACCACCGGAAATCCAAAAGGCGTGCTTTATTCCCATCGCTCGACTGTCCTTCATTCCTTTGGCGTCAACTTTACCGACAGCGTTGGTATCTCCGCTTCTGACGTAGTGCTTCCTGTTGTGCCGATGTTCCACGTCAACGCATGGGGCGCACCCTATGCTTGTGCGATGTCCGGTGCGCGCATGGTAATGCCGGGGCCGGGGCTCGATGGTCCGTCTTTGGTGAACCTCATCGACACCTACAAAATCACTATCGCTTTGGGCGTACCCACGATCTGGCTGGGCCTGTTGGGCGAGGCCAAAAAGATCGGCAGCAAGCTCGAAAGTCTTCAGCGGACCGTTGTCGGCGGATCTGCCTGTCCGCCGTCGATGATTACCGCCTTCCGCGAGGAATACGGCGTCGATACAGTGCATGCGTGGGGCATGACGGAAATGTCGCCGTTGGGTTCTGTGAACAAACCACTCGCCAAGCACCGCGATCTTCCTCAGGAAGAACAGCACCGCCTGCGCGAAAATCAGGGTCGGCCCGTCTTTGGCGTCGAGCTTGAAATCCTCGATGACGACGGAAATCCGCTGCCACATGACGGGGAGGCTCAGGGCGATCTGGTAACCCGCGGGCACTGGATTCTGGACGCCTATTTCAAGAAGACAACCGACGAAACGCTGACAAACGGCTGGTTCGATACCGGCGATGTGGCGACGATGGATCCGGATGGATATGTCACGATCAAGGACCGCTCCAAGGATATCATCAAATCAGGCGGGGAATGGATCAGCTCGGTTGAGCTTGAGAACATCGCCATTGCGCACCCAAAGCTGGCGGATGCTGCTGTAATCGGAGCACGTCACGAAAAGTGGGACGAACGGCCCGTTCTGGTTGCCGTTAAACGCGAAGGCGAAGACCCGACGGAAGATGAAATCCTGAGCGTCTTTGACGGCAAGATCGCCAAATGGCAGGTGCCGGATCGCGTGGTCTTTACGGATGTTCTGCCGCGCAATGCGACGGGCAAAGTGCTCAAGCGGAACCTGCGAGAAGAATTCGGAGAGGTTCTGATAGGCTAA
- a CDS encoding acyl-CoA thioesterase → MSLVYLTPLSPSQQAVEGIDPVQPLAIADRVRYSELDVLNHVNNKVYMEWFERLRVLYGQAWGITNLGNDGRTPRTVIRSGSIHFREEIKMDSDYIATCRCTAFRTTSYTLAQQIWSGGTLRATFDCVMVLLDAQSPTKVPIPQAMRDRFEIIDGASFEG, encoded by the coding sequence ATGTCGCTTGTCTATCTCACACCGCTCAGCCCCTCTCAACAGGCGGTTGAGGGTATTGATCCGGTGCAGCCTTTGGCAATTGCAGACCGGGTTCGCTACTCCGAACTTGATGTGCTGAACCACGTGAACAACAAGGTCTATATGGAATGGTTCGAGCGTTTGCGCGTACTCTACGGTCAGGCATGGGGCATCACCAATCTGGGCAATGACGGCCGGACGCCTCGGACGGTAATCCGGTCAGGATCCATCCACTTTCGCGAAGAGATCAAGATGGATTCGGATTACATCGCCACCTGCCGCTGCACCGCATTCCGCACGACCTCCTACACGCTGGCGCAACAGATCTGGTCCGGTGGGACACTGCGCGCGACGTTTGACTGCGTGATGGTGCTGCTTGATGCGCAAAGCCCGACAAAAGTACCGATCCCGCAGGCAATGCGTGACCGGTTTGAAATCATTGATGGCGCAAGCTTTGAAGGATGA
- a CDS encoding GNAT family N-acetyltransferase — MSVKIRSVAAEDRAEWDALYQGYATFYKVDQTAEMRDRVFGWLMDEQHTSNGLVAVDGAGKLIGLTHYRPFVSCLGANTNCFLDDLFVDPAARGSGAADALIKGVAEIAQSNGWGKVRWITADDNYRGRGVYDKLATRTMWVTYDMPL, encoded by the coding sequence ATGAGTGTGAAAATACGCAGCGTGGCCGCAGAGGACCGGGCCGAATGGGACGCGCTTTATCAGGGCTATGCCACCTTTTACAAAGTAGACCAGACGGCAGAGATGCGCGACCGCGTATTTGGCTGGTTGATGGATGAACAACATACCAGCAATGGCTTGGTTGCTGTAGACGGTGCTGGCAAGCTTATTGGCCTCACGCATTACCGCCCTTTCGTGAGCTGTTTGGGTGCAAATACCAATTGCTTTCTGGATGACCTTTTTGTCGATCCGGCAGCACGCGGTTCAGGTGCTGCGGATGCCCTCATTAAAGGCGTGGCCGAAATTGCGCAGAGCAACGGCTGGGGTAAGGTCCGCTGGATCACCGCAGACGACAATTACCGTGGACGGGGTGTTTACGACAAACTCGCAACGCGCACGATGTGGGTCACATACGACATGCCGCTCTGA
- the pgi gene encoding glucose-6-phosphate isomerase, whose translation MDIWDTLRTRQDAIAERPILALFEGTDRAAEFSLSTQYMAFDYSKTNIDADTRADLIALAEAAGVAQKRDAMFAGEKINATEDRAVLHTALRNLDGGSVMVDGQDVMPEVHATLERMRTFSKQVRSSNITDVVNIGIGGSDLGPAMAVAALAPYHDGPRCHFVSNVDGAHIADTLRGLDAKTTLVIVASKTFTTIETMTNARTARAWMVDHGGDPETQFTALSTAEDKTGQFGIDPAQVFGFEDWVGGRYSLWGPIGLSLMIAIGAEGFDTFLRGAQAMDTHFKAAEPLENMPMMLALVGIWHNQICGYATRAVLPYDQRLNMLPDYFQQLEMESNGKAVQMDGSDVDNNTGPVVWGAAGTNGQHAFYQLIHQGTRVIPCEFMVAANGHEPELAHHHHLLVANCLAQSEALMQGRSLTQARKIMADKGLSGEALERQARHRVFPGNRPSTTLVYERLDPFTLGQIIALYEHRVFVEGVILGINSYDQWGVELGKELATSLQPVVEGTAGTDGKDGSTAALVEYLIKHRDR comes from the coding sequence ATGGACATCTGGGACACCCTGCGCACCCGACAGGACGCCATCGCAGAGCGTCCGATCCTTGCGCTTTTTGAAGGCACCGACCGCGCGGCAGAATTTAGCCTCAGTACACAGTACATGGCGTTTGATTATTCGAAAACCAACATCGACGCGGATACCCGTGCCGATCTTATTGCATTGGCAGAGGCTGCGGGCGTCGCCCAAAAGCGTGATGCGATGTTTGCCGGTGAAAAGATAAATGCAACCGAAGACCGTGCCGTGCTCCATACCGCCTTGCGCAACCTTGACGGTGGCTCGGTGATGGTGGACGGACAAGACGTCATGCCAGAGGTTCACGCCACGCTTGAACGCATGCGGACCTTTTCCAAGCAGGTTCGAAGCAGCAACATCACGGACGTGGTGAACATTGGCATCGGTGGATCTGATCTCGGCCCCGCGATGGCTGTGGCCGCACTGGCTCCCTATCATGACGGCCCGCGTTGCCACTTTGTGTCGAATGTGGATGGGGCGCATATTGCCGATACGTTGCGCGGACTTGATGCCAAGACAACTTTGGTGATTGTCGCCTCAAAGACATTCACCACGATTGAGACAATGACCAACGCGCGGACCGCCCGCGCCTGGATGGTCGACCATGGCGGCGACCCGGAAACACAGTTTACTGCCCTGAGTACGGCAGAAGATAAAACAGGTCAGTTCGGCATTGATCCCGCGCAGGTCTTCGGCTTTGAGGATTGGGTCGGCGGCCGGTACTCCCTGTGGGGGCCGATTGGTCTGTCGCTGATGATTGCCATCGGTGCAGAAGGGTTTGACACCTTCCTGCGCGGTGCACAGGCGATGGATACGCACTTCAAAGCTGCGGAGCCGTTGGAGAATATGCCGATGATGCTGGCTTTGGTCGGGATCTGGCACAACCAGATTTGCGGTTATGCCACGCGCGCTGTGCTGCCCTATGACCAGCGTCTGAATATGCTGCCCGATTATTTCCAGCAGCTTGAAATGGAATCGAATGGCAAAGCGGTTCAGATGGACGGCTCTGACGTGGACAATAACACCGGACCAGTGGTCTGGGGCGCGGCGGGCACAAATGGACAGCACGCGTTCTACCAGCTGATCCATCAGGGCACGCGCGTCATCCCGTGCGAGTTTATGGTAGCGGCCAACGGCCACGAGCCTGAGCTGGCACATCATCACCACCTGCTGGTCGCCAACTGCTTGGCGCAGTCTGAGGCGCTTATGCAAGGCAGATCGCTTACGCAGGCCCGCAAGATCATGGCTGATAAGGGTCTAAGCGGAGAAGCATTGGAACGTCAGGCAAGACACCGTGTGTTCCCGGGCAACCGTCCGTCAACGACGCTCGTTTATGAACGCCTCGATCCATTCACACTTGGCCAGATCATCGCGCTATACGAGCACCGCGTTTTCGTCGAGGGCGTCATCCTCGGTATCAATTCCTATGATCAATGGGGCGTGGAGTTGGGCAAAGAGCTTGCCACATCCCTCCAACCTGTAGTCGAAGGAACTGCAGGGACAGATGGCAAAGACGGCTCCACCGCAGCGCTGGTCGAATATCTGATAAAGCATCGCGACCGCTGA